GTCCCGGGTGAGCGCGATCACCCGCTCGTTCTGCTCGTCATAGGCGGGCCGGGCCTGCTCTCGCGGGGCGTACTCGAGCAGCGTGGGCTCGACCAGCGGCTTCCACCAGTCCACCGAGAAGTAGTGACGGGGCGGCTGCACGGGGGCGGAGGTCACCGGGTTGCCGTACACCGGCACCGTCTGGCAGGCCCCCAGAAGGCCCACCGCCCCGAGCCCACCCACCCAAGACTTCCACCAGCGCGAAATCCTCATGGGCCCGCGTCTACCCCGCGTCCTGGGTCGCGGCCGGAGCAGCCTTCGGCTCGGGAATCTTCACGCCCTCGGCCGCGAGCACCGCCAGCCGCTCGGTGGCGAGCCGTCCCGCCGCCGTGTTCGTCTGGGTCGACTTCAGGTCCGCCAGCAACTGCGCCGCCTCGTCCTTCTTGCCCTGGGCCACGAGGATGCGCGCCTGGTGGTACTGCCCCATGCCCTGCAGGAAGCCCCCCGCGTCCAGCTTCGCCATCTCCTGGAACGACGCGAGCGCCTGGTCGAGCTGCCCCTTGGCCTCGTGGGCATAGCCCTGGCCCTCGCGCGCCGACACCATCAGCGGCTCGTTCTTCTCGCCCTTGGCGATGTACTCGTCGAAGGAGGCGAGCGCCCCGTCGTAGTTGCCCAGCCGGTACTGCGCCTTGCCCAGGGGCAGCGCCGCCGTCACCGCCGCGTCCGAACTCCCGTGCTCCGCGCGGAAGTCGCTCAGCGCCTTGACGATCGCCTCGTCCTTCTCCTTCTCCGACTTGAAGGGCGGCTCCTGCCCCGCCTCCGCCGGTTGGAGATCCACCCCGGTCACCACCGGCCGCTCGAGCACCGTCAGTGCCTGGCCCAGTTGCTTGGAGGCCTTCTCCTCGCCGCGGCTGGAGAAGTAATGCACCGTCGCGGCGATGAGCCCTCCCACCAGCAGCACGCCCAGCGTGGCGCCGATGAGTTGCTGCCGCTTCATCAGCCAGTCACTCGCCTCGGCGCCATAGAGCTGGAAGGCGTCCTGCGCGGTCAGCTCCTGCTTCGTCATCTTCTCGGACTTTTCGGCCACGGTGGTGCGCACCTCTGCTCGGGGGTCGAAGGGCGCGCAATCTACGGAGCGCGCACCCGGAGTGTCAACGCGGACCGGCTATCGCTTCCCGGTCTGCTTCGGCCTCTTGCGGGCCGCTCGCTTCTCTTGCCCCGGCCGCTCGCGGAAAAGCAGGCGGATGGGGACGCGCAAGTCGAACGTCTTGCGCAACTGGTTGGTGATGTAGCGCCGGTACATGTCCGGCACCCCTTCCGGCCGGTTGCAGGTGATGGCGAAGGTGGGCGGTGCCGTGCCCACCTGGGCCATGTAGTACACCCGCAGCGGCCCCCGCCCCACGATGGGCGCCGGGTGGCTCTCCTCGATGTGCTTGAGCAGCCGGTTGAGCTGGGGGGTGGGCGAGCGGTAGCGGAACTGGTCGGCCAGTTCCACCGCCAGCTCCAACACCTTCTCCACCTTGGAGCCGGTGAGCGCCGAGGTGAAGACAATGGGCGCGTAGTGCACGAACTTCAGCGCGTACTTGAGCTCCTCGCGGAAGATCTCCTGCTTGCGCTGATCCGTGCTGATGAGATCCCACTTGTTCACCACGATGACCAGCGCGCGGCCCTTCTCCTCGGCCAGGCCCGCCAGCTTGGCGTCCTGGTCCACCGCGGGCTCGGTGGCGTCCATCAGCAGCACCGCCACGTCGCTGCGCTCCATGGACTTGAGCGCCGCCACCACCGAGAACTTCTCCAGCCGGTGGGCGATCGTCTTCTTGCGCCGGATGCCCGCGGTGTCCGTCAGGATGACCTGCCGGTCCTTGTACTTGAGCTCCGAGTCGATGGGATCCCGCGTCGTCCCCGGCACCTCGCTGGCCACCACGCGCTTCTCCTTGAGCAGCGCGTTGACCAGGGTGCTCTTGCCCACGTTGGGCCGGCCGATGATGGCGATCCGGATGGGCCGCTCCTCCTCCTCGTCCTCCTCCTGCTTCGCCCCGAGGGGGGTCGCCGCCGGGGCCTCGCCCTCCTCCCCGTCCTCGTCCCCTTCCCCGTCCTCGCCTTCCTCCCCTTCCGGCACGTACCCGAACGCCGCCTCGTCGGCTTCCGTCGCCGGCTCGTCGAGCGCCGTCTCGGCGAAGGCCTTGGCGGCCAGTTCCTCGTCGTCCATGGGCGGCAGCTTGCCCACGACGGCCTCCATCATCGTGCCCACGCCCAGGCCATGCTCGGCGGAGATGGGGAACACCTCGCCCAGGCCCAGCCGGAAGAACTCCGAGGCGTGCGCCTGGACGAGCTGTGACTCGCTGTCGAGCTTGTTGGCGGCCACCACCACGGGCTTGCCGCTCTGGCGCAGGTAGGCGGCCACCTCCTGGTCCGCCGTGGTCAGGCCCGCGCGCGCGTCCGTCACGAAGACGATGGCGTCACACTCCTCCACCGCGAGCTGCGCCTGCTCGCGCACCTGCTGCAGGAGCGAGTCCTTCTCCCCGGGCACGAAGCCGCCCGTGTCGATGATGGTGATGAACCGGCCCTCGCACTCCACGTCCCAGTAATGCCGGTCGCGGGTGACTCCGGGGATGTCCTCCACCAGGGCGATGCGGCGCCGGGCGAGGCGATTGAAGAGCGTGGACTTGCCCACGTTGGGGCGTCCCACGATGGCGACCAGAGGCTTCATGTGGCTTTCTACTCGTAACCCAGCTTCTTGAGGCCCTCGGGCCGCTCGCTCCACCGGGGCTCCACGCGCACCCGGAGCGAGAGGTACACATGCGCCCCCAAGAGCCGCTGGATGGCCTTGCGCGCGTCCGTACCGATCGTCTTCAACATCTGGCCCTGCTTGCCGATGATGATGGCCTTCTGACTGTCCCGCTCCACGTAGATGGAGCCCGAAATCCGGATGAGCCCCGCGAGCTTGCCCGGCGGCGTGCCCGGTGGCGGCTCGCGCTCGGACTCGTCGAAGAAGTCCACCAGCACCGCCGTGGAATAGGGAATCTCCTGGCGGCAATGCCGCAACACCTGCTCGCGGATGTACTCGGCCACCAGCGTCTTCTCCGCCTGGTCCGTGAGCACGTCCTCGGGAAACAAGGGCTCACCCTCGGGCATGTGCCGCAGCACCGTCTGGAACAGGCCCTCCACCCCGTCGTCCTCCTTGGCGGAGATGGGAATCACCTCGGCGAAGGGGAACTCCCGGCGGTACAGGTCGATGAGCGGCAGGAGCACCGGCTTGGGAATGGTGTCGATCTTGTTGATGACGAGGAAGGTGGGCTTGCCCGTCTTCTGCAGCCGCTCGAGGATGTGGCGGTTGCCCGGACTCACCTCCTGCTTCTCCGTGCCCGTGGGCTCGATGACGAAGAGGACCAGGTCCACCTCGTCCGCGGCCTGCAGGGCCACCTCCACCATGTACCGGTTGAGCTCCCCCTTGGCCTGGTGGATGCCCGGGGTGTCGAGGAAGGCCACCTGGCCCTCCGGTCGCGTCACCACGCCCAGGATGCGGTTGCGGGTGGTCTGCGGCTTGGGCGAGACGATGGCGAGCTTCTCGCCCGTCAGCTGATTGAGCAGCGTGCTCTTGCCCACATTGGGACGGCCGATGAGCGCGGCGAAGCCGCTGCGGTGGGTGGGAGGAGGCATCTGAAGCGTCGAAGGTCGAAGGTGATCAGGCAAACCCCCTCTCACGAGAGGATTTCCCCAGGACAGCGCGAGAACAACGGCCCGCCGCGCGTCATTGCGGGCGGCCGGGCATCCGAGCCAACGGTGGAACGTGGGCCGACGCGCGACCTTATTCGTCTCGTCCAGTGGGACCAAGTAGTTTCAACCCGGTCTGTCCTCCTTCGGACCGGAATTCGCCGGGGAATCCGGAGGTTCCGGCTTTTCCCCCCGTGCCAGCCACTTCAGGGCGGCATGGGCGGCGTTCTGCTCGGCCTCCTTCTTGCTACGGCCCGTGGCGCGCGCGTACACGTCCGGCCCCAGCGACACCTGCACCTCGAAGACCTTCTCGTGGTCGGGGCCCGCCTCCGAGATGCACTGATAGCGGGGCGTGACCTTGAGCTGCTCCTGGGCCGTCTCCTGCAGCTTCGTCTTGTAGTCCAGCCGGCTGAGCGCCTGGGCCACGCCATCCAGGGCCTCGGCGAAGTGCCGATCCACCAGCCCCATCACCGGCGCCAGGCCCGCCTCGAGGTAGAGCGCGGCGAAGATCGCCTCCAGCGCGTTGGCCAGGAGCGAGCTCTTGTCCCGGCCCCCACTGAGCTCCTCACCCCGTCCGAGCAGCAGCAGCTCACCCAGCGCCAGGCGGCGCGCGATGCGCGACAGGCCATCCTCGTTGACGATGCGGGCGCGCAGCGGCGTGAGCTCCCCTTCCCGCATCTGGGGAAAGCGCTCCATGAGCCGGTGGCCCACCGCCAGGTTGACCACCGCGTCCCCGAGGAATTCCAGCCGCTCGTTGTCCTGGAATCCCTCGCCCCGGTGCTCGTTGACCCAGCTCTTGTGCGTGAGCGCGGTGAGCGCCAGCTCCGCGCGGGGGAACACCACCCCCAGGCGCGCCTCCAGGGTCTTCACCCGCTCGGCGGGCGGCAGTGTCATCCCGTGCCCCTTCACGCGCCCTTGAAGACCTCGCGCGAGATGATGGTGCGCTGGATCTCGCTCGTGCCCTCGCCGATCTCACACAGCTTGGCGTCACGCAGGTAGCGCTCGACGGGGAACTCGCGCGTGTAGCCGTAGCCGCCGTGGATCTGCACCGCCTTGTTGCAGGCGCGCGTG
Above is a window of Cystobacter fuscus DNA encoding:
- a CDS encoding tetratricopeptide repeat protein — its product is MAEKSEKMTKQELTAQDAFQLYGAEASDWLMKRQQLIGATLGVLLVGGLIAATVHYFSSRGEEKASKQLGQALTVLERPVVTGVDLQPAEAGQEPPFKSEKEKDEAIVKALSDFRAEHGSSDAAVTAALPLGKAQYRLGNYDGALASFDEYIAKGEKNEPLMVSAREGQGYAHEAKGQLDQALASFQEMAKLDAGGFLQGMGQYHQARILVAQGKKDEAAQLLADLKSTQTNTAAGRLATERLAVLAAEGVKIPEPKAAPAATQDAG
- the der gene encoding ribosome biogenesis GTPase Der — encoded protein: MKPLVAIVGRPNVGKSTLFNRLARRRIALVEDIPGVTRDRHYWDVECEGRFITIIDTGGFVPGEKDSLLQQVREQAQLAVEECDAIVFVTDARAGLTTADQEVAAYLRQSGKPVVVAANKLDSESQLVQAHASEFFRLGLGEVFPISAEHGLGVGTMMEAVVGKLPPMDDEELAAKAFAETALDEPATEADEAAFGYVPEGEEGEDGEGDEDGEEGEAPAATPLGAKQEEDEEEERPIRIAIIGRPNVGKSTLVNALLKEKRVVASEVPGTTRDPIDSELKYKDRQVILTDTAGIRRKKTIAHRLEKFSVVAALKSMERSDVAVLLMDATEPAVDQDAKLAGLAEEKGRALVIVVNKWDLISTDQRKQEIFREELKYALKFVHYAPIVFTSALTGSKVEKVLELAVELADQFRYRSPTPQLNRLLKHIEESHPAPIVGRGPLRVYYMAQVGTAPPTFAITCNRPEGVPDMYRRYITNQLRKTFDLRVPIRLLFRERPGQEKRAARKRPKQTGKR
- the era gene encoding GTPase Era, with amino-acid sequence MPPPTHRSGFAALIGRPNVGKSTLLNQLTGEKLAIVSPKPQTTRNRILGVVTRPEGQVAFLDTPGIHQAKGELNRYMVEVALQAADEVDLVLFVIEPTGTEKQEVSPGNRHILERLQKTGKPTFLVINKIDTIPKPVLLPLIDLYRREFPFAEVIPISAKEDDGVEGLFQTVLRHMPEGEPLFPEDVLTDQAEKTLVAEYIREQVLRHCRQEIPYSTAVLVDFFDESEREPPPGTPPGKLAGLIRISGSIYVERDSQKAIIIGKQGQMLKTIGTDARKAIQRLLGAHVYLSLRVRVEPRWSERPEGLKKLGYE
- the rnc gene encoding ribonuclease III, translating into MTLPPAERVKTLEARLGVVFPRAELALTALTHKSWVNEHRGEGFQDNERLEFLGDAVVNLAVGHRLMERFPQMREGELTPLRARIVNEDGLSRIARRLALGELLLLGRGEELSGGRDKSSLLANALEAIFAALYLEAGLAPVMGLVDRHFAEALDGVAQALSRLDYKTKLQETAQEQLKVTPRYQCISEAGPDHEKVFEVQVSLGPDVYARATGRSKKEAEQNAAHAALKWLARGEKPEPPDSPANSGPKEDRPG